The Papaver somniferum cultivar HN1 chromosome 6, ASM357369v1, whole genome shotgun sequence genome segment tcgtacgaatccttttcacaatcataatggttatcaaaaggataacttcgtaaagatgaagacaagatccgatgctcccaattggagaaagactaacttgcaaaagaatagtcaatccaattctcttccgagaattctagaagagagtgatgggaagaaggttccgactgttcttaaacgcactcagaagtggataccgaagaaatacaatgatgttttgagtgtgaaaatgaatgatcttccagaaaactccatgactatggaaaaggcagtatccatgatattggaacttaacaagttttttggaaaaatggaattggatgtgaaagtttctaaaagtgatctctttcatgataatccaaaggtcacttgtggtgatcaagactttgttcaccccaatgcaacttgattgtgttgatagtgcatcctcaccaaggaatcccctgctttgtatacggtgagggaagcacaagaattggggcataCAGATTATGTTCactaaggcggtagaattcatttggattcatctaaaaaggtatgtctataaacttgagcaagatttgtacttttatttgcttagagaacttatagtgattcacgtaccttttttatcgttcttttctacctaacttgatctgtgtttaaggttcttaaatttttaggtttgaaaataatagttcgagaTGTTTGGATACATGGTActcataccaggtatgcataacatgatttaaaatcaaaattcagaggtttaagttcgcggacttgaaaattttgtttgcaaacccgtatgcatatttgcctgtagacgtcgatattcggtcaatttgttttggccgtaagttcttcgtccgaactcggaatggacTCATTCGtttttcattctctttctgtttgaattatcttcaaaatggagatgagaaaccttgaatttggatgagttaagattggtatttgtcctgtatattttttttgagtgttttgctccgttttgttgcacttgttccacttctcttggacttgggaacttggattcatggagtagtactaTTCTAAGCTCACTTGTATCTttaacaagatttttttttgtaaatcacaaagaaggaagttcaagaatgagcagtagtacgcattattaTGGGCTtcctgaatgttcacaatcatggtgcatggtcgttaatgactttgtatgttcttctttgaaaatatttttatacgcctttggtagatattcttggtgtaagtccgggagaaaaagattgatttgttatattgcaattgatTATGGGGTAttagtgtttacgtccgtgaacttgtgttgtcccatatgttgtcaaaagtaaagtcgttcgtgaattggtattcgtattgataaaAGGACGAATGTAATTtttacaattacaaaagttatgcctatgcagtcatgtatttgatggaaaataggataaaatcttttgtgtgacaaggataaagtctattatgtcgttatgtatatagtgatgaaaaatataatagatccttgtatgttatgcacggtattgatcttcattgatccatttttttgtattattgtgaaggctccattgtgtgtcctatgttgagcacgatacaactaagtcgattattcttattggctttgttggttgttccataagatgctatatgttgagcattatgaactaaattaatcatcttggttggttatttagttatttgctctaaaagtcttcttttgtcgagcaaaccatttgacaattaaattgattactttcgtgattagtttggttgtttgtattccaattagattaattatgggttctcttgtaattagtctagttgagttttcatatattccacaaattcttgtgttgagtatatgaacggctatactaaccatgttctattggttgatgtagtcgtatattccgtaaggttttccttatgttgagtatgtgaacgattaagttagtcatctccgtatgattaccttagttgtagctccgtaagtctacttgtgttgagcacaatcaattaaattgatcacttttgtggtttgatttagttgcgtattccaattaaattaatcatgggtttacttgtgattaatttgattgagttttagatatagaaaatcattcctatttttttttggtgtccaattaaaaatccttcttttctttcgaaattaaggtcgctcttgttgttctttcgggaatgacatcaaatgggggagagttcttttgaacttgtgcttaatggtaatatcttgctgggtgtgcggctgtggaattttataggggttatcttgtatcttaaaactccttgatgaatgcatttagtttcggctttatgattgcatctaaattaagttggtgtgtattttttcttttagtctatgaaatgtctcttgtggaaatttcattatgatcccgttcttgtacctttgccaattatattgacaaaaagggggagaaatattgtagttcacactacaaatacatatggttttcggatcattgtgtaagggggagtggtttccatgatcgagatggagtattgactaagagggagtgatacatatcaccgtagtattattgttaaagtcgtgatataattggactttgatattacataataatactatgacactgtataataatgatcgagaatctcgatttctctcattgttatagctacggatcttcaacaactgtgatgctaaacttgcaacctttgggatcattggagtacttggaaggacgaagatttcagggaacgttgaagattagactatggaataggagccacaaaaatttatattttttgtattccatatgtattaatagttttgtcactaaaattgacaaagggggagattgttagagcattgctcggtcgacctcgcatgcatttctatctcaagcatgtttgtcaatgttagtgatcaaaactatgagtttggatttctagcctacataactaagtctcggactaggatagaaaagtgtagttgagctcaaggacttcatagcgattcatcatacaacgacgaagatctatacaaggaaccgtggaacttcatcaacaaaaaggtatgtggagacttgaacttatctatcactcaaaagtctatctattatatctcctacttcttatgaggcaaaagtcgtattctatatatactagatcatacacatttgacatttcgatctgagcattcattgcttatatttttctcgaaatcgtgtgttggtaaagcgtttcgatttgatcaagtttatcttcacctagtgacgaaagtcatgaaaagtttcaatcaccttgggaatttctctgacgtgaatcggtctgtgaataatggctacatagcgtcctctgagaatgtctcaatgattgaaatgagagtttaaattacataaccatgtattccttgaaccgaagttctcgaactttgttgatcaagagaaatcgggaggattgtggaattggcttgccaagtccgcgaacccagtccgcagactcagtccgcgaactgtcggaagttctcgaccgagaatttctgctggattttccaaaactcgtttgtgtgctaagtccgcgaactggcgaaagttctctttccgagaaattctgctgagtttggaaaactcaaccgattaacttaagtccgcaaacttgtttgtgaacttaagaggttatgatctaaagatgtgctctgaacatgaaacattaaattactaaggaatgctttatgaaaaccgtggctataatgttcatgagccgattcaattgaatcgaatcatctttgtttcaattgtgtcttgtgtagttacataaaatctcatagcaattgaacaactctttaactagttcacttgagtcaattgaactagttatggtgaagaagaacaaggttaatatgaaatgctcatatggttgaccttttgggttactatgttgaaccaacatacacgtacacatttggcaAGGTTTTCACGAagccagtaaacgtttacccaagtgtgtgtgacaagctaagttttcgatctaacggttgagaaatattagcttgaatccaaatcaggttttcatctaacggtgaataaggattgctttgtaactaaggcaaaaccctgatttgaaggttgtataaaggagacatctagcattgggcaaaactaatccccacacttctgtgtgattctagtgcgctcgctagagtcgattctcctttaacctttggttttcttctctaaaaccaggttaacgacttaaagacttcactgggattgtgaagccagatcgatactacttttatcgtagttgtgtgatcttatcttgcatcttctatcgtacgagtacaatcgattgattggcttgagatcgtgagagttctctgatgggcaagataaagaagtcacaaacatcttcgtctcactgtttttgattcctcgaaaaaccgcatgtgtagttaggaaggattgtagagaggtgattgattaatctaggttgttcttcgggaatataagaccgattatcaattggttcctgttcaccttgattttatatcttaagacggaacaaaacctagggtttatctatgggagacaaatttatcctttgataggcttttttgtgtgagatagatctgtttattatcaagtctgtgattttgggttacatcaactcttggttgtgggtgagatcagctaagggaatcaagtacgtagtatcctactgggatcagaggcgtaggagtacaactgtaccttggatcggcgggagactgattggggttcaactatagtccaatccgaagttagcttggagtaggctagtgtctgtagcggcttaatacagtgtgtattcaatctggactaggtctcgggatttttctgcatttgcggttcctcgttaacaaaatttctggtgtctgtgttatttattttccacattatattttatataattaaaataatacaggttgtgcgttcgtgatcatcaattggaaatccaacctttggttgttgattgatattgattgatccttggacattggtctttggtaccatccaagtattccttgtgttttgattaggactcgctaatttctattagcttgagtaatatcaaaaaacaagagagagatattaactccttgggatacttttatctagattgagtctgactgtctagttgattctctagcaaagtatttgggagttagtccatacatactgCTAAGAGAAatgttgggtggtgttgttagacccccgctttttcaaccatgttggctcaacaatagttaaccaaggttagccatatgaatactctcatatcaaccttattcatcttaaccataactagttcaaatgactcaaatgaaactagttaaagagttgttcaattgctatattctcacagaagtataaaagaacacaattgaaccaaaatcggtttgatttactcgaataaattcatgaacattatagccacggtttgcaaagaatgcattccttaatatataaatgtattgtaGTTCATAATCCAACCgagtttagaactttaaccactcaagtatgcaaacaggtacacatacttaagtagccggtctgagtttgggttcgccagtatgcaaacgggtatgcatacttaatacacttccaaaacctatcagaaatttccggacctataccttacgcaagtatgcgtaccggtatgtgtacttggtacatggaatttcacaacttcaagtacgcataaTGGTATGCATaatttagttccggtcatggatcacatacatgcaagaatgcatacaaTATGTTTATAATCTAACGACGGGTTTCTAAAATCTTATTCCAATCATTTAAACTTtcatagaggatgacaatagccgttttcacacagtattagcatcaaagcaattttcaaattatTGAAACAATAgtaatcgaaacattccaagtttacaccaaatgattgtatcacacgaattatataagatgttactcggcgatttttacatgatcaggatgaacttggtcgaagagaaagcttgccaacacatattacgggaaatacgtaagcgagttaaactcagctcgaaatctcaaatgtgtataatagaaaactatatcgtaacacgacttacgtctcaatataggagatagagtagaaatagactttccaagtgatagatgagtttcagtctccacataccttttttttatgaagttccacaagctctccttagtagatcttcgtcttcaatgatgaacgccgtgaagtctaatgcccaACTACAGAATCTATCCTAGGCCGAGAcatttataagtagactagaaatcaagacttatagttttgagcacaacattgaaaaacaagcttgagatagcaacgcttgcgagttcgaccaagcagtgctctaacacgaaGAACTCAGCGTATCAAGAATGCTTATGAGTAGCGAATGACGCCTATGATATGCACAAACTGTTTCACCCTTGGTCATCACAATAGAGCTACCTGTCCCACTCCTTTGATGATTTTATTACTTCCATTCTTTTTTCCTTGcttggtagtttttttttttttaatcaatctaCATGCCCTTTGATGTAGcattttatttttgttacaaTGGATGAAACTATGTTATTTTCTTTGAAAGATTATACGTTTATGGGTTTTACttttgaatgtgtttttatttatGTATCCTGGAGAATTAGAAAAACATGTCGGTACATGtataccattatgtacaccttcctaTACACTTTATTTTTCTAACCTGTCAATACacgtgtaccattatgtacacctttttTTCACAACGATAGTATGTTGTTTCACTCCTGCCATGTTATTGAATGGTCTAGTGATATTAAGAACCATAATAGATACATGTGCACAATTATGTACACCTTATCATGATAGATAGAATGAAAAGGACTTGATGATTAGCAAGAAGCAGCATGAATACTACTTAAATAACCTGTTTACCATTATGTGCACCTTCCTATACACTTCGATTTTCTTACCCGACAGTGCTTGTGCATTTGTTTTACTTAAATATCCTACAAATCTGACACGagcactagtacaaaccttcacataggccacgttttttagTGTACATTCCAGCCACGTTTCAGGTTATTTGTGTGGCTATTGGTCATCAGTATAACTATAGCCACATTTTGTTTTACCATGTAGCCATAGTGCACCATTTAGTCATGGGTTTATtcctaaacccatcaactgtatccatagggtatcgtttggtcatggttttcagtttaatccaatcacaTGTAGCCATAGATGCGTATATGGCCACATTAAATAATTTTGTATGTGTCAAAAGTGTCGGATGACAATAGACACACCTTTTAGACTGTGACGGAAAGAGGATTTATTTAGCCACATtggtttgtttatgtgtccataataTCTGGTTTATTAGACACGCATATACTAAGGAATTGACACATTATATCAAACATGACAAAAGATTGACATATGGTTActccatatttttttttgggaggattatgatatggctacacgaaaaacaaattgtgaacatagcgtcggatccattagacacatgagattgaattttaacttttaaagtaCTAGCCATGGTTGTTACCGAGTCTTTTCTAGGCCAAATGCTCCTAGTATGCTTAATTTTCAAGAAACATATGCTAGGGTAATGTTTATGCATGTTCACTGCAATAAAGAAACCTCAAGCTCTGGTGTATAGAAGGATACATTACAAGTGATTGTGGCTTCCAAGGTAATTGCAGTACAGCGGGTGCAGCCGggtgttttgtgaaaataaaACATGTATAGTGGAGTTCTGTTGTGTTACTTTCTCCCAAAATTACCGATATATAACCATGCCAAAATCCAAAATAGGAAACCAtatcttaaacttttcatacaAATCTAGAAGGGACTGCAAACGACAGGAGCCATCTGTGAGACCAACCAAACCTGTTTAACTTATCAATTCACAAAAGCTTGTATATTTTTAGCCAATATATTTAATGAAAAAATTTAGATCtacaaccaatattttttatttacctctttccaaaagaaaaaaacaaaaatattacatCAAATTGATTTTGGAGCCAGCCACTCCAAAACTACGATTGCAGTAGGAATGCATTTCTTTTGCTCTTTATATAACAAGACAAAacaatcccataatcaaattcttgatgTTTTAGATGCAGAGTTCGTGTCCTACAATTCGAGTGTCAAACTTATAGAGGCATCTGATGGCATAAAAATGACTTCGTCAAAGCTCAGGGACAATGTAGAGTGTTGAATAGCCACAACGAACCTGCAACAGGAAAATAGGGTTCTGAGTtcaaaaaaaacaaggaagaaagaacGAGGGCACAACAATTAATACAAGGTGTCAGCCCAACTCAACATAAATTGTGGTCAAGACTTCTTACAAAGAGGACTTTCACAAGATATGGGAAAAACCCTGTCAAGTATGGTATTCAAAACGGTTGAGGGTTAAATTGGAACAAGGAAAATGAGATTAAAATTCACTATTCTTCACAGGCTACACAATACAAACTCCTCACACAAGCAAGTGAACCGCACCATGCAATTCACTTAGGAAAAAGCATCAGTCCGCCCCCAAATGCTTTCACCATAAAATTGAGACCATAAGACCTTTAGCACCAtcattttaaatgtttttttttgtggttaatgaaCTGGAGTTTCCATCATATATCTACAGGGTTACGAATCTAATTTGGGTACTTGGAATTCAATTTCACCATATGCTTTGAGTAATGTTATGAAGTGTATAAAAGATTTATGAAATACAAGTACAACATATAGTTATAGTGCATGTGCCCATAAATATATTCAAGCAAtaggacaaaaacataccaactCTCATTCTCTTGGATATCTATTTAAAAGTGACCAGAGTAGCAAGTTGTAAAGTACAGTAGTAGAAATTTCAATTGAAGTTCCATATGAGACACGGATAAAATGATGTTATTCATTTTACAAAGAATAAAGCACGCAAACATACAGAAAGCATGCTAAGGAACAGGATTAAACATAAGTTCCATCTTTATCGTTCTTTCAATATCATGTCACTAACCGAATAACCACAGATTAAAGGAAATAAAGCGATGTACCTGCGGGAGTGTGTCATTTTGGCTTGCGTATAAGTAAACCTCGGCAGTCAGTTCAGAAGTAATTATTTCGGGATTCTTTACCCAAGTCTTGTGGATCTACAGACGGCAAGATATTATCATTCGCAGAAAAGATTACTGTACTGAATTCCTCATCGTTGCCATCGTCATCTCTATAATTTTTGGGAGGTGTCACAAAAACAATAGACTTTTTCTTATCTAACTGGTCTttgacataaaatacctgcttagcttgtgAGGCTAAAATAAAAGGATCATTTTTGTATCCCAACATAGTAAGGTCAACAATCTTGTAGCCAAGAGCATCTCTTTTGACCCCACGTTTATTATCAACCCAATTGCACTTGAACAGATGAACTTTTCTTTCACAGTAATCTAACTCCCATATCTCTTGCAAGACACCATAATAAGAGGCTTTACCATATGTAACATCATCATCTCTAGATATGTGCATGTCATTTGCTGCAACGCTAACCCCACTATTCTGGTGAATTCTACCATCACGGGATCTTGTGCGGAATAGATATCCATTGATGCGATATACAGTGTATTTCGTTACCTCGTAGTGCGGGCCGTGTGATATCCATCTTAAGTTCTCTGAGATACTTTCTCTGTCGTCTGCCAACTCTTTTTCAACCTGAAATTCATTATTAGGATGAACCTTGAGTTTAAAGGAATATAACACATCAAACAAGACACTTTTTCTATGACCTATTACCTCATTTTTTAACCAAGCGCCAAAAGTGTTAGAGTGCTCTTTCTCTAGCCATGCTCGCTTTTTAGTAGAATAGTTAGTTTCCAAATATAGCTTGTGTCGGCTGGTATGTACAATAACCAAATGTTATTATactttgtacaaaaaaaaaaacaggaaaaaaaacaggaaaaaaaaaacaaattaatactTACTCTATGTAAGGCTCAATTTCAGGCGTGTTCTGCATTAATAGAAATGTGCTTGTCTCAACTGTTGAGGGGTAACTATACACGGCTCTTCAGCTGATAACGGTTCTCCCTCCTGAGATGTATTATGCCTATCTAGTGGAATACCAATTGTCCTGATGCTTTTATGGTACTCACAATATATCTCAATCGTCTCTTCTGCAACATTCTCTTCGGCAATGCATCCACAAGGTTGATTCTTGTTTCGCACATGCCCCTTTATAACCTTCATACACCTTTCGaaaggatacatccatcgaaagcaaACCGGACCGCATAActtcacttccctggtaagatgtacagttaaatgaatcatgatgtcaaagaaggatggaagaaaatacttctctagtaAGCATAACgtcacacagagatcctcttgcaATTTATCTAGCTCTTCCACCATGATTTCTTTGGCAGATATtgatctgaaaaagaaacaaaacctgataatagcatatctcaCAGGTGTAGGCATAATTGATCGAATAGCGACGggcaaaaattgttgcataagcatATGGTAATCATGTGATTTGAGTCCGATCAGCTTACGCTCTTTTAGGTTCACAAGGGTGGAAAAATCCGAACAATACCCTTCTGGAACTCTTAACTCGGATAGTGTCTCCAAGAATATGTCTTTTTCTTCCGTAGTTAATGTATAACATGCTGCGGGAAGTATCGTTCCTTTGTCATCTGTCTTAGGGTGTAACTCCGATTTTAACCCCAAACGCACCAAATCCTTTCTGGCGTttaatccatcttttgtattcccgTTGTGCAGCAACGTTCCAACAAGACTTTGTCCCACATTCTTTTCGACATGCATGAAATCAATACAATGTTGGACATCATTATAGCGCCAATATCTAAGTAGTCGCTGCCATATGTTGTACTTGCTCCAGTAAGTGGTTTCCCTGCCTTCCTCTTCCTCACCTGACCTATCGActtcttttgatttttctgatgcgctcaattttcgtttttccgatgcgcttcatctttccaccttttCCAGGTGTAGCCTGCACGTCTTCCCCTTGAGTATTCGTCCCCTTCTTTCCCCATGAATTCTTTATACATTTTACCTCCTCATATATTTCTTCCCCGGTCATTGGTTCTGGAGTAGTCTCCCACTCTTGTTTTCCGCCAAATGCCCCCTTCTGCCTTCTGAACGGATGCTCATAGGGTAAAAATTCTATAACCAACATAaacattcttgtttgagtcatgaAGCCTAATACTGTGCGTTTTTTTACGACACACCACACAACCATGATATCCAGCGTAGCGACAACCACATAGTGTACCAAGAGCAGGATAATCGTTTATCGTCCACAAAACAActgcacgtagagtaaacatttCTTGGGCATATGCATCCCATGTTCTCTTTCCCTTCTCAAATAAGAATTGAAAATCTTTAACAAGAGGTTCTAAAAAGACATCGATGTTGTTTCCTGGCGCACCATCTATAAGTAACGACAACAtgatgaactttctcttcatacacagccccggtggaaggttgtaaatcacaacCAAAACTGGCCATACACTGTGATGTTTGGTGCCTGTGTTTACATCAACTCCATCAGCCGAAACAGCTAACCGCAGATTTCTTGGATCACCTTTAATTTCTGGGAAATTGTTATCTATCTCTCTCCAAGCATGTGAGTCTGCCGGATGACGTAAAACACCGTCTTTGTTTCTAGTGGTATCGTGCCATATCAAATCTTTTGCTGTGTGCTTCGATTGAAACAGCCGCTGAAATATTGGGATGATGTCGAAGTACCACAATACCTTTGCTGGAACATTCTCGTAAACTTTACCATCCCTGTCAACTTTCCATCTGGGTGCTTTACAAGTAGGACACACTTTTTCATCCTTGTACTCATTCCAATAAAGAATGCAGTTGTTGATACATGCATGTATCTTTGTGTACCCTGAACCCATtgatttcaatattttt includes the following:
- the LOC113291933 gene encoding uncharacterized protein LOC113291933, producing the protein MDLLVSLRFRMDKSWMSTGRTKKRYREGVAAFLRYAVNHLKEEGETYDEFLMLCPCTNCLNLCACSVGDVEDHLFVNGIDQTYTIWNKHGEKDEAITSSKPVNVNNGMHAEFEMGTPTDAPDEDFGMGTPTDAPDTIDMMQAAEEFADDPIKFKKLLENAEKPLYEGCPNFTKLSAIVQLFKLKSKHGASDMFFNELLPLLKDMLPKEGNLMARSTYQAKKILKSMGSGYTKIHACINNCILYWNEYKDEKVCPTCKAPRWKVDRDGKVYENVPAKVLWYFDIIPIFQRLFQSKHTAKDLIWHDTTRNKDGVLRHPADSHAWREIDNNFPEIKGDPRNLRLAVSADGVDVNTGTKHHSGKRTWDAYAQEMFTLRAVVLWTINDYPALEFLPYEHPFRRQKGAFGGKQEWETTPEPMTGEEIYEEVKCIKNSWGKKGTNTQGEDVQATPGKEKSKEVDRSGEEEEGRETTYWSKYNIWQRLLRYWRYNDVQHCIDFMHVEKNVGQSLVGTLLHNGNTKDGLNARKDLVRLGLKSELHPKTDDKGTILPAACYTLTTEEKDIFLETLSELRVPEGYCSDFSTLVNLKERKLIGLKSHDYHMLMQQFLPVAIRSIMPTPVRYAIIREVKLCGPVCFRWMYPFERCMKVIKGHVRNKNQPCGCIAEENVAEETIEIYCEYHKSIRTIGIPLDRHNTSQEGEPLSAEEPCIVTPQQLRQAHFY